In Labrus mixtus chromosome 3, fLabMix1.1, whole genome shotgun sequence, a single window of DNA contains:
- the gadd45ab gene encoding growth arrest and DNA-damage-inducible, alpha, b, which produces MCNMTFEETGGENSSERMESVAKALEEVLSSALPQGCITVGVYEAAKSLNADPDNVVLCLLATDDEEDVALQIHFTLIQAFCCENDINILRVSNMRRLSEILGGVKPGGEPMDLHCVLVTNPQSSLLKDPALSKLNRFCRDSRCLDQWVPVINLPDR; this is translated from the exons ATGTGCAATATGACTTTTGAAGAAACCGGTGGAGAGAATTCTTCAGAAAG GATGGAATCGGTGGCTAAAGCATTAGAGGAGGTCCTGAGCTCTGCATTGCCTCAGGGTTGCATCACTGTTGGAGTTTACGAGGCAGCAAAGTCTCTAAATGC AGATCCAGACAATGTGGTGTTGTGTCTGCTGGCCACAGATGACGAAGAGGATGTGGCTCTCCAGATTCACTTCACCTTGATCCAGGCTTTCTGCTGCGAGAACGACATCAACATCCTGCGAGTGAGCAATATGAGGCGTTTGTCAGAAATACTGGGAGGAGTGAAACCTGGAGGGGAGCCCATGGATCTACACTGTGTTCTAGTGACG aatccTCAGTCATCCCTTTTGAAGGACCCTGCACTAAGCAAACTGAACCGATTCTGCAGAGACAGCCGCTGTCTGGATCAGTGGGTGCCTGTTATCAACCTGCCAGACCGATGA